Proteins co-encoded in one Candidatus Methylomirabilota bacterium genomic window:
- a CDS encoding 6-carboxytetrahydropterin synthase: protein MNGIAYSTRRFGFSAGHRYWVDAWPAAENERTFGKLTVPHGHNYTLDVTIRGAIDPQTGMVVDLAELKRIVGETVVDRFDHADLSADPLFRGRVATTENIAIAVWELLAPKLGADRLWQVRVWEDPTLFVDYRGA from the coding sequence GTGAACGGGATCGCGTACAGCACGCGGCGTTTCGGCTTCTCGGCCGGCCACCGCTACTGGGTGGACGCCTGGCCGGCCGCCGAAAACGAGCGGACGTTCGGCAAGCTGACGGTCCCGCACGGGCACAACTACACGCTCGACGTGACGATCCGCGGGGCGATCGACCCGCAGACGGGCATGGTGGTGGACCTCGCCGAGCTGAAGCGGATCGTCGGCGAGACCGTCGTGGACCGCTTCGATCACGCGGACCTCTCCGCCGACCCGCTCTTCCGCGGCCGGGTCGCGACGACCGAGAACATCGCGATCGCGGTGTGGGAGCTCCTGGCCCCGAAGCTCGGCGCCGACCGGCTCTGGCAGGTGCGCGTCTGGGAGGATCCGACGCTGTTCGTGGACTACCGGGGCGCCTGA
- a CDS encoding 6-carboxytetrahydropterin synthase encodes MVELTRVYHFSAAHRLENRALSLEANAALYGDCHRAHGHNYYLEVTVAGRPDPVTGMAADLGRLDAAVHRAVLDRVDHRALEEVPALHGVVTTGESLARAFWRILEPEVGAAALRRVGVVETAKNRFDYRGGA; translated from the coding sequence ATGGTCGAGCTGACGCGCGTCTACCACTTCAGCGCCGCCCACCGGCTCGAGAACCGGGCGCTCTCGCTGGAGGCCAACGCGGCACTCTACGGCGACTGCCACCGCGCCCACGGCCACAACTACTACCTCGAGGTCACCGTCGCCGGGCGGCCCGATCCCGTGACCGGCATGGCGGCGGACCTCGGCCGGCTCGACGCGGCGGTGCACCGCGCGGTCCTCGACCGCGTGGACCACCGGGCGCTCGAGGAGGTCCCGGCGCTCCACGGCGTCGTCACGACGGGCGAGAGCCTCGCGCGTGCGTTCTGGCGTATCCTTGAACCCGAGGTGGGCGCCGCGGCCCTCCGGCGGGTCGGCGTCGTGGAGACTGCGAAGAACCGATTCGACTACCGAGGCGGAGCGTGA
- the folE gene encoding GTP cyclohydrolase I FolE, whose product MIEKLIEQLLKELGEDAHREGLEKTPERVAKALRYLTSGYDQDVKEILNGAMFVEDYDEMVIVKDIDFFSVCEHHLIPFFGKAHIAYMPRKKIVGLSKLPRLVEMYSRRLQVQERLTTQIANTLNEALQPRGVAVVVEAIHLCMVMRGVEKQNSKAVTSAMLGAFRDRPETRAEFMELIKSRRGLEI is encoded by the coding sequence ATGATCGAAAAGCTGATCGAGCAGCTTCTGAAGGAGCTCGGCGAGGACGCGCACCGCGAGGGGCTCGAGAAGACCCCCGAGCGCGTCGCGAAGGCCCTGCGCTACCTCACGTCCGGCTACGACCAGGACGTGAAGGAAATCCTGAACGGCGCCATGTTCGTCGAGGACTACGACGAGATGGTGATCGTGAAGGACATCGACTTTTTCAGCGTCTGTGAACATCATCTCATTCCATTTTTTGGCAAGGCCCACATCGCGTACATGCCTCGCAAAAAGATCGTGGGGCTCTCCAAGCTCCCGCGCCTGGTCGAGATGTACAGCCGCCGGCTCCAGGTGCAGGAGCGGCTCACGACGCAGATCGCGAACACGCTGAACGAGGCGCTCCAGCCGCGCGGCGTCGCGGTCGTCGTGGAGGCGATCCACCTCTGCATGGTCATGCGCGGGGTGGAGAAGCAGAACTCCAAGGCGGTGACCTCCGCGATGCTCGGCGCCTTCCGGGACCGGCCGGAGACGCGCGCGGAGTTCATGGAGCTGATCAAGTCGCGTCGGGGGCTCGAGATATGA